One genomic region from Salvia hispanica cultivar TCC Black 2014 chromosome 2, UniMelb_Shisp_WGS_1.0, whole genome shotgun sequence encodes:
- the LOC125205265 gene encoding D-3-phosphoglycerate dehydrogenase 2, chloroplastic-like translates to MAAATSIWCASCNLSSQTHKKQSYPILPSLHKLSLSTNLRRISTTLNSAANSESPWPSILVSDKLGEAGLHLLCQFGHVECLYNLSLDELCLRIGEFDALVVRSGTKVTRRLFEAAKGRLKVVGRAGVGIDNVDRQAATEFGCLVVNAPTANTIAAAEHGIALLTAMARNVARADASMKAGKWERSKNVGVTVVGKTLAVMGFGRVGSEVARRGKALGMRVIAHDPYAPADTVRAIGVDLVSFDEALSTAHFVSLHMPLTPSTHRLFDDRAFAKMTKGVRFINVARGGLVDEDALLRALDSGIVAQAAVDVFSEEPPSGDASRLAQHENVLTTPHLGANTKEAQEQVAVEIAEAVVGALRGELSATALNAPIISPQVMSALGPYVALAEKLGRVAVQLVAGGTGIQTVKVLYASPRDPNDLDTRILRAMITKGIIEPISDAHVNLVNADFIAKQKHLRISEEKVGTSSRVDQPVESIQLQISGAESRLESTLLDNGRISIQGSVKQGVPHLTRVGAFSVNVSLEGNVILCHQVDQPGMIGQVGNILGERNVNVSYMSVGRSGKRGKAVMAIGVDEEPDEATLKKIGEVPAIYECVYLHL, encoded by the exons ATGGCAGCAGCAACCTCTATTTGGTGTGCCAGTTGTAATCTCAGCAGCCAAACACACAAGAAACAATCTTATCCCATCCTTCCCTCTCTCCacaaactctctctctccaccaACTTGAGACGCATCTCCACCACTTTGAACTCTGCAGCAAATTCAGAATCCCCCTGGCCCTCCATCTTAGTCTCCGACAAGCTCGGAGAAGCCGGCCTCCATCTGCTCTGTCAGTTCGGCCACGTGGAATGCCTCTACAATCTGTCTTTGGATGAATTGTGCTTGAGGATTGGTGAGTTTGATGCGCTGGTTGTCCGGAGTGGGACCAAGGTCACGCGCCGCCTGTTTGAAGCTGCCAAAGGGAGGTTGAAGGTGGTGGGACGAGCTGGCGTGGGGATCGACAATGTGGATAGGCAGGCTGCTACCGAGTTTGGGTGTTTGGTGGTGAATGCCCCCACGGCCAACACAATCGCGGCTGCTGAGCACGGGATTGCTCTGCTGACCGCCATGGCGAGGAATGTGGCTCGGGCTGATGCCTCCATGAAAGCTg GAAAATGGGAACGTAGCAAGAATGTTGGTGTTACTGTGGTTGGGAAGACTCTGGCAGTGATGGGATTTGGTAGGGTTGGAAGTGAGGTTGCAAGGCGCGGTAAGGCGCTAGGAATGCGTGTTATTGCTCACGACCCTTACGCGCCTGCTGATACAGTGCGCGCCATTGGTGTGGATTTGGtctcttttgatgaagctCTTTCCACTGCACATTTTGTGTCCCTGCATATGCCTCTTACCCCTTCGACTCACAGACTATTCGATGATCGAGCCTTTGCCAAGATGACCAAGGGAGTGCGCTTCATCAACGTTGCCCGTGGTGGCCTTGTGGATGAGGATGCTTTGCTCAGAGCCCTTGATTCTGGAATTGTTGCTCAG GCGGCCGTTGATGTGTTCTCGGAGGAGCCTCCATCGGGAGATGCCAGTCGACTGGCGCAGCATGAGAATGTGTTAACCACACCTCACCTCGGAGCTAACACGAAGGAAGCACAGGAGCAAGTCGCCGTGGAGATAGCAGAGGCTGTTGTTGGTGCATTAAGAGGAGAGCTTTCTGCTACTGCACTCAATGCTCCCATCATTTCTCCTCAG GTTATGTCTGCGTTGGGTCCTTACGTTGCTCTAGCCGAGAAGCTGGGCAGAGTAGCAGTGCAGTTGGTTGCCGGAGGAACTGGAATCCAAACAGTCAAGGTGCTCTATGCTTCACCTCGAGATCCAAATGACTTGGACACTAGGATACTACGAGCTATGATCACAAAGGGCATCATCGAGCCTATCTCCGATGCTCATGTCAACCTCGTGAATGCAGACTTCATAGCCAAGCAGAAGCACCTCAGGATTAGTGAGGAAAAGGTAGGTACAAGCTCTCGAGTGGACCAACCCGTGGAGTCGATTCAGCTACAGATAAGTGGTGCCGAGTCAAGACTTGAGAGCACGTTGTTGGACAACGGGAGGATTAGCATCCAAGGGAGTGTGAAGCAGGGGGTGCCTCATTTGACGCGTGTGGGAGCCTTCAGCGTGAACGTGAGCTTGGAGGGGAACGTTATACTGTGTCATCAAGTAGACCAGCCGGGAATGATCGGACAAGTCGGAAACATTCTTGGCGAGCGTAACGTAAACGTGAGCTACATGAGTGTTGGAAGGAGTGGTAAGAGGGGGAAGGCCGTAATGGCTATTGGGGTGGATGAAGAACCTGATGAAGCTACCCTCAAAAAAATAGGAGAGGTGCCTGCAATTTATGAGTGTGTCTACCTTCATCTTTGA
- the LOC125208472 gene encoding (R)-mandelonitrile lyase-like: MPERFFTALILSAIAALISLPFSQSQQSPAYLGLVSNATDFPAEDYYDYIIVGGGTAGCPLAATLSEGFRVLVLERGGIPFGVPNLMSRDGFLTTLMEVDAHDSPAQAFTSEDGVPNARGRVLGGSSAINAGFYSRADPQFYAKSGIDWDLRMVNQSYEWVEKAIVFRPELRLWQSAVRDALLEAGIDPYHGFSLDHTAGTKIGGSTFDSSGTRHSAADLLSYANPCNLKVVVQASVERILVAPNPSLTPKQSAIGVVFRDRIGGFHHAMVRENGEVLVCAGALGSPQLLLLSGIGPRPYLASWGIPVVLHSPYVGRFLYDNPRNGISIVPPVPLDHSLIQVVGITNAGTYLEAASNIVPFLSPARPIFIRPATSSYVTVATLMEKIVGPLSTGSLRLASTDVRTNPVVRFNYFSNPTDLELCINGTRKIGDVLNTRSMDEFKVHQWFGGREFRYVGTPLPRDQLSDEEMGEFCRRTVSTIWHYHGGCLMGKVVDENLRVVGIGGLRVVDGSTFAVSPGTNPQATLLMMGRHFGMKLLKERDTS, translated from the exons ATGCCGGAAAGATTCTTCACAGCTCTTATCCTCTCTGCAATCGCCGCTCTGATCTCTCTACCTTTCTCACAGTCTCAGCAAA GTCCGGCCTATCTAGGGCTGGTATCGAACGCCACCGATTTCCCGGCGGAGGATTACTATGATTACATAATCGTAGGCGGCGGCACCGCCGGCTGCCCGCTGGCGGCGACGCTATCGGAGGGTTTTAGGGTTCTTGTGCTGGAAAGGGGGGGAATTCCGTTTGGAGTCCCGAATCTGATGAGTCGCGACGGTTTCCTCACGACATTGATGGAAGTCGACGCCCACGACTCCCCTGCTCAAGCCTTCACCTCCGAGGACGGAGTCCCCAACGCCAGAGGCAGAGTTCTCGGCGGCAGCAGCGCGATCAACGCCGGCTTCTACAGCCGAGCCGATCCCCAATTTTACGCCAAATCAGGGATCGATTGGGATCTTAGGATGGTGAATCAGTCGTATGAGTGGGTGGAGAAGGCGATCGTGTTCAGGCCGGAGCTGAGGCTCTGGCAATCCGCGGTTCGAGACGCGTTGCTGGAGGCCGGCATCGATCCCTACCACGGCTTCAGCTTGGATCACACCGCCGGCACCAAGATCGGCGGCTCCACCTTCGACAGCTCCGGCACAAGGCACAGCGCCGCCGACCTTCTCAGCTACGCCAATCCCTGCAATCTTAAAGTGGTGGTGCAAGCCAGCGTGGAGAGGATTCTGGTGGCGCCTAATCCATCCCTAACTCCGAAGCAGAGCGCAATCGGCGTCGTTTTCCGCGACAGAATTGGGGGTTTTCACCACGCAATGGTGCGTGAGAATGGCGAAGTGTTAGTCTGCGCAGGCGCTTTAGGCAGCCCTCAGCTCTTGCTTCTCAGCGGCATTGGGCCGAGGCCTTATCTCGCGTCGTGGGGGATCCCGGTCGTGCTCCATTCCCCTTATGTCGGCCGGTTCTTGTACGACAACCCAAGAAACGGGATCTCAATCGTTCCACCGGTGCCTTTAGACCATTCGTTAATTCAAGTTGTTGGCATCACGAACGCTGGGACCTATCTCGAAGCAGCATCCAACATCGTGCCCTTCCTCTCCCCTGCTCGCCCCATCTTCATTAGGCCGGCTACCTCATCTTATGTCACGGTTGCCACTCTGATGGAGAAGATAGTCGGGCCCCTCTCCACCGGCTCGCTCAGATTGGCATCCACGGATGTTAGGACGAATCCCGTTGTCCGCTTCAACTACTTCAGCAACCCCACTGACCTTGAGCTCTGCATCAACGGGACGAGAAAGATTGGGGACGTGCTCAACACCCGGTCCATGGATGAGTTCAAGGTGCACCAGTGGTTCGGGGGGAGGGAGTTTAGGTACGTGGGGACGCCACTGCCTCGTGATCAGCTCAGCGACGAGGAGATGGGGGAGTTCTGCAGGCGGACCGTGAGCACGATATGGCACTACCATGGCGGCTGTCTGATGGGGAAGGTGGTCGACGAAAACCTCAGAGTCGTCGGGATTGGAGGCCTTAGAGTTGTCGATGGCTCCACGTTTGCCGTCTCACCCGGCACCAACCCTCAGGCTACTCTTCTCATGATGGGAAG GCATTTTGGCATGAAGCTGCTTAAAGAGAGAGACACATCATGA